AGCTAGGCGGACATAAGTACTGGGACACCTGACCATTCACCTCAAACTGCTTTACTCTTCTGGGAAGAGTCTTTTTTGTCAGTTCACTTTTCGGTGTGAGAACAGCAAGATTCCCCACACACCTGAGACTCCTCCAGTTTGCGCTCCAAATCACCGAGGTCCATGTGTTTGTAGCGCAATCTTTTTGCCCGGCACAGACGGATGCCATCAATAATGGAGGCGTGGTTAAGTTCATCCGACAACACAGCATCATCCGGGCCCAGCAGAACCTTGCACAGGAGTCATTCAAATGCTTTACACCACAAAGCCGGAAATCCTTTGCTGGAGACGATGCCGCATGACACACCTCAAATAGTCCAGCGTTGGCATCAAAACAACTGGCATAGAGGATGCAGTCCTCCCTCTCGTGAAACTCTGCCAACTTCTGCTCCAGGTTTCTGTGCAAATCCTGGAAAGCAGACATATTAGGGGAAAATAGACTTTTTCAttgcttgctttaaatgctGTCAGGTtgctaaataaaaaataaaatacatgaataacCTGTAACAACTGTAAATAGTACAGCCACCTTATaccagttgcatatatgcttatgTTGTGTTTTGGATTTGATGTTTGGTTTGACACCATAGGCatggccaatgttttttttcccccctgcatgCGTGTTGGTGCATTTATGCATTTTCTGTTTATTGGACACACAGTGTACCTGAGTACCGCAGATAAATCTGACTGAGCTCAATCCAGCGCCATACAATTTCAGCGCGTCAATCCCTGCTTGCACCACTTCCGGATGACTGGATAGTCCAAGATAGTTGTTGGCACAGAAGTTTAAAATGCCTGAGAGAATAAAGgggaatcagaaaaaaaaatctggttatTTACCTTTTGGTCAAGAAGTTGAAAAGCCTAGCTGCATAATGtgacatctggaaaaaaaacacaatgcaaaCATCTTCGAGACACACAAATGAAagctgacaaaaacaacaagatgACGCATAAGAGGTGATTTCAATTACTTCTTTTTGTCATACTCACCATATTGCATCAAGGAGAATATTCAGATCACGTTTTATTGTATGTCTGTTGTTGCACACCACTCATGGAAACATCACACAAATGCAGGCTTGCAAGGAGGGGTGAGTCAAAGGAGCTTGTTCAAGTGCGCAGCAGTCAGGATGCAGACTAGTATTACTTCAATAACTAGTAGTAGTAGATTTTTGTACTGGCATGTCCAAAACAGACCAACAGTAATTTGCCATTCATTGTATATCTACCCTTCTACACCTAAATTGTTATATTGTAGTAGTTGTATACTATCGCTCGCCATTATTTTCCATGACTTATCTTCTTGTAGTTAAAAAATATGTCCCGCGATCTTTGGGCACCTTCTGAAAATCTTATGggtcaaatgttgtttacactcACTGCCACGGCTTCCCTCCACGTTGATGTGCGGTCCCTGCTTGGACGTGATCACCCTCTCGGCTTTCCAAGTCCCCGCCAAGcgaatagactcgagctcgccGTTTAACACCGCTCTGGCTTCAGCAAGAGCCGCGTAGCTCCGATTTAAAACAGAAGCCGAGGGCCGCAGAACCCCCCGGAGAGGGTTCAATAAAGTCCAGCTAGCCTTGCCGAGAGACATGATCGTAAATGTGTGCGTTGTCGATTGTGAAACGTACCCGGAAGTTGGCTGCTGCAAAAGTGGGTGGTGTGCGCACACGTGATCAAAATGGACCAATCGCATTCGAGCTTGTGTTGAAACGAGGTAAGTTGTGATGTGGGGCACCAAGGCAGATGAGTTACTTCCGTATTGTTTTATACCCCGGGGTTTTCGTTACTTTTTATGACGACTTTAATACTGCGCTAGCATTGGTTATTGATAGATTATTGCATCGTTTACTAATTCGAACGGAATTATTGTGAACTGAGAACCCTTTAGAAAGTAAAAATGACCTGACAGGTTTTGACTGTAATGACAAGTTAAGGTCTATTTCAGCTACAAAACAAAGTAGCATAAATAGTCGACCAGAAAGTAGTTGAAAAAGAGGAATTTATCGATAGAGCACGACATGTATCCATGAGATATATCCAAATCAAGATTGGCTTTCAAATGAAACCTTGAAATCTGCCCAAACGTGAAtccaaaatgtaatatatttaaTCCGGTGCACAAGTCTTCCTTACGGCAGAGGGTTCTGGTTTGGAATCTCGATTTTGGATGTTGCAGAAGCTTCCTgccattccaaacacatgcatgttgGGTTCATTGAAGTCGCTGAATAAAATGTGTTCggttccggctccagccttcctatatgaggtttgcatgtactccccgtGCCTTTGAGGgtttttcttcgggtactccggtttcctcccacattccaaaaacatgcatgtcaggttgaTTGGGTggtccaaattgtccctgggtgtgatcgTGACCAcaaacggttgtttgtctcttagtgccctgcaattggttggcaaccagttcagggtgcacacCGCCTATTGGCCGAAGCACagccacgacccttgtgaggagaagcagattagtaaatagatggatggatgactgaaATATCTCCAACATAGTACAATTTTTAAAGGTGGGTGATAACAGGAACAATTCTGGGTTGTTTATTTAATTGAACTCTGCATTTAAACTTAAAACATCTTGACAAAGAAATAttatggaattaaaaaaaaaccaatgttACATCTGATATCAATATTAACCTGAAGCGAAGCCTCAAACTCTTCAAATGAGAAATTGCTGACATATAAGTTAAGAGTGTGCTACTTACACAAAGGCATTATCTGTAACTCATCATGAGATACCACAAATGAGAGTTCATAGCAATATAGTCCTCTATGTTGCAAAAGTTGTTTTAGTATCAATATTCCACGTTTCCTTCAATAGTAGGAATGTTCCCATAGAAATTGTGCAAACGTTTGCATTACCGCCACTTAGTTACATCAAGCAAAATGCTCTAGCCTTCATTCACTTGTTACCAGTTAAAACCCCAGTAAAGTAACTTAGCAGGATACACAGGAAGTAATTACAGACCGCAGTCCTCCATGCCCAAATGTGCCTTGGATACATAAAACCAAAATACATCTCCATCTGTCCCTTATGGCAGAGGTACTTTGTGAGAGTTGCGTGTGCGGCAGGTGGAAGTGCAGCTCAGGATTCGGAGTGGTTGGCGTCCTGGGAAGACTGTCGTACTGAAGGCAGACGCTCAGCTGCTTTGGCTCTTTGCGCCAAGAACCTGTCAAATTCTTCAGAAGAGGATAAGCATtattagccaaaaaaaaaaaagccacacacaATCTACTACAGGAAAATAACGGAATGTCAAAAAGGGATGAGATTGAATCCTTGCTCACCTTCGCTTGTGACACCATCAGAGTCCTCGTTGTCATCGTACTGTATCACAAAAAGAAACCAAATGTGATTGTGCAAAGAAATTAAATACAATGCAACGTTACAATGATCCCTGTGAGCTGTATTCAAGattcaaatgcaaaaaatattctGTGGCAATGGATACCTCCGCATTGAAGAGGCCTCGTTTCATTTTCATCTAAATGTACGGACGGTATTAGTCATCGTACTGCTCACCTCATCATCCAGCTCCAGCCATTTCTCAATATCCTCCATTACATTGGACTGCTTGATGGGAATctttagagaagaaaaaaaaatatcaaaacaaaagaATGACAGCGTCTCACCCCCTCAAAGAAAAacgatacaaaaaaacaaaacaaacacacacacaaaatggctaCCCCAACGTGACACAAAGTAGAAACATTCTAAGGAAATGGAACATCAGGACAGAGCAAAGCAAATCTTTCCATGCGCCTTGCACACCCAGGGCAATTCAAATAATAATTCAAGTCTTTAACACTGACTAGCATGCAAACCAAATGGTTTATGGGGCTGCAAACGTGAACCACTGACCATAACAAAAGTGAACTGCAAcctcatgacaacaacaacaacgactaCTACTTCTacaaaccccagaaaaaaaaaaacctgtacaTGGACCCACCATTCCCCTTTTAATCATCCAGTCTAACTTTGGTGACGAGCTGTGGGAGGAGGCTGGGCTGCAATCCTTCGTTGCACAGATAGAGAATTCTTTCAAAGTAGTATCAAGTGATTTCAATCCATTTCTTGACACTAATGCTGACATTGTTAGAAGCATAATAACACGGCAAGAATGCACTGGCATATAAGACCGGGTGTTCCAAAATTTACAGATCAAGTCATAGTTTAATTATTAGCCAGTTCCCATTTGATGATGCGATTTGAATGcgttgttgtgatttttcaacGCTAGTTACTCAGAAATCAATATTTCAGTTTATGtcagatttttgtttattgGAACAAGCATCTACTTTTTCCTCGGGGTCTCGTTTCCGGTATCCGCTACTAGTACAGCTCAGTCAGCAGTATTAACACAACATTTATTAACATAAAAGTAAAACCATGACAATGATTTACTGAGTTTGCTTCTCAAGTCAGAAAGCGAGCTACTTCTTACACGTAACATGAGCAATTTACAcacagaatcttttttttttttaacttaccgCTTTAGAGTTTTGCACGGTGTCGTCCTGCGCTTGCGCAAGGCCATCCAGTCCAATGGCTGGATGCTCACTGAAACCAAATTCACTTGAACGTGAACATGAACTGTAAATTAGGCTCGTAATATATTcaaacacccggagaaaaaaaaatccgtcaaaaaaaaattctgtgtgTTATTTTCTATACCTTCCTCTTTGAGCTGAGCCATTCCCTTTCAGTAAAAATGCATCCACAACATCATCGCCTTCCCTTGTGTCTGTTGAAAGGACAACAAAAGCGTTTTGCGAGGTAAACGAAAAGTAGATGATAGTTTTGATCAAATTTGTAGAATGCTAAATTAGGTAAACCTCAACGAATATACAAACGAACGAAACAAGTGGCAGTCAAGAACTTACTGAGCCCTGCCATCTGGCTGGACAAAGTGTCCTCTTTCGATTGGCTGAGCAAGCCTCCATTTGGGACTGACGCAGCTGCTGATTGGCTCACATCGAGGTCCGTCAGGTTTACATAAGTGTGGCCCTGCAAATGCAAAAGAGACGCgtcaacatgaaaaacaaacaactcccccccccaaaaaacacataaAAGTGTGTCTACCTTTTGTGTTGCGTTTGGACAATTAGTTAACTGTCTTTCAAACCTGAAAAGAGCAACGAAGAGCAATAAGAAACTACCTCCATATGCGTTTGTAGGCGAGATGGACATCCTCTACTTGTTTACACGAAAAACAACAGGAATAATCTTTATCGTTATTGCCGTTGCCTCAAGATTGTATAGCGGGGGGGTAGGAGGGGGGGTCAGTTTACCTGTGATAGCGCGAGAAGGCGGTGTTCATCTCGTCGTTGGTAGCGAGTAACTCCTCAATCAACTTCTCCTCACTAAGCCTGGGGACAATCTTCACTATCCTGTCCTGCATTTCCTTACATACCGTGTACAACTGCTAATGACACaaccaaagagagagagaatgtgtgggtgggggggttgtggtgGTGCAGATGTAGCACATGCGTCAAGTGCGAGATCAGTTAAGGGCAACGAGAAAAAGGGCGGGAGACGTATTCTCACTGGATAAAATGAAAGCAATAATATGCTTGGATTGATCATAACACCCCAACGGGTGCAATTTGtgtacctccagcagctccacGGCAGCTTGCTTTACCGTGACAGGATCCAGCTGACTCATCATATCGGACATCATGGTGAGGTTGGTCCGCACGACTCCCAGCTCTGCTTTTAGAGCCCCCACCTGGAGTCATAAGAGCTACTTAATAACTATAAATGCCCTTGATTCAAAGTAAATGGAGGTTCGTTGAAACGCCAACAACTCGTAAATTGGagcacttgtaagtcaaggaAAAGTCTTAATAGAACCCCTTAGTGCAGCAAAGACCATCACCTGGTTGGGAGTGAAGGCATCACTTCCATCTAGCGTCTGTTTTAGCTCAAGTGTctggggtggggttaggggagGTTTGGAGGACAGCAGCACAGCGGGGACAGTAGCAACAGCAGGCCCGTTCCGAGACGAGGTCTGCTCAGCGAGGCACAGAAAGCACCCGAAAAGAAAGATTGACCAAAGATGAAAGGTGGCGTTTAAGAGCGAGTCGTGAAAAAAGTGGTTGTACCCTTTTGGGGGCTTGGACTGGTGGGTAGCCATCCAGTTCCGTCACAGGGAACTCAAGCCCTTTCCTGCGCAGGTCTTCATACACTGACACCACACCTGTCAGGTCGGGCGAGCTACGGAATGCGTCTGCCCACGCCTTGAAACGGTGACAACCACAAAATAACAAGAGGGTGgaatgtgtcaatacaaatTCAAAATAGCTCTTTTTTCCGTTTAGCAGCGGCCAACCTGTATGATGCCGAGCACTCTGTCGTGTACGATCAAAGGAGGGTTGTTTCTCGGGATGATGGAACGGACGAGAACCCCCTCGATAAAATCCCTTGTGGTCACCAGGATGTGAAACCTGTATCCACAGTTCTTCACGCAGGTTTCAAGCACCTGGAGCCAGAAAAAATGCATCTCATATCTGAGAAAACAtcacaagaacaaaaagagcccATGGTGGAGGTGTGGCGATACACTCACGGTGAGTGCCAGCATGACCTCCTTAAAGTTCTTGTTCCCCACAATCCTTTTCTTTATGGCTCTAACTGCATCTTTGGGTCTGGAATGAGAGAATATTGACCTTTCAGATCCATGCAACCCTGAGCTCCTTTcttagaacacacacacacacaaagacacaccctTCTTCAGAGCTGTTAACCACATCGCAGATCTCCATGTTGAGAGACCAGTCTTCTGACGGCAGGCTCGAGTTGGTTGCAATCTCTGCGACAGACAAACCGACAGACAGCTAGATGTGCAGTGTAAATCGGTGTTTCTGTGCGATTTAATCTGTCCAAAGTCGGTTGCGGAGGGCCgcagtcctgcctgttttccagctctcccagagctggttgatgagctgatcatccgaatcaggtgtgttgcaggcgggagagctGGGAAGCAGACAGGACAGTGGACCTCCAGGCCCGGTGCTGGACACGTCTGGTTTAGACCATATACAAAATTCACAGAGGAGCTGCAACAGCACCCTGTGGTACGGCAGTGCAAGCAAAATGCGCGACagtatttcaattttaaaaataacaaaaacagtttgaaatCTGACATTCTTGTTTACCATAGCCGAGTCTTTTCAACACTACAAACAGTGAAATAATATGACTTTCAAATGTATCGAGTAACTATTAATATATCATGTGTAGTAttacatgataataataaatacattttcagtggtCTTCCGGTtactgggaaaaaaagcttcagaCTAGCCACACAATAGTCACAATcatgtaaatacatttcttccccccccccccccccccaac
This region of Hippocampus zosterae strain Florida chromosome 17, ASM2543408v3, whole genome shotgun sequence genomic DNA includes:
- the tom1 gene encoding target of Myb protein 1 isoform X5, whose protein sequence is MEFLLGNPFSTPVGQRIEIATNSSLPSEDWSLNMEICDVVNSSEEGPKDAVRAIKKRIVGNKNFKEVMLALTVLETCVKNCGYRFHILVTTRDFIEGVLVRSIIPRNNPPLIVHDRVLGIIQAWADAFRSSPDLTGVVSVYEDLRRKGLEFPVTELDGYPPVQAPKRTSSRNGPAVATVPAVLLSSKPPLTPPQTLELKQTLDGSDAFTPNQVGALKAELGVVRTNLTMMSDMMSQLDPVTVKQAAVELLEQLYTVCKEMQDRIVKIVPRLSEEKLIEELLATNDEMNTAFSRYHRFERQLTNCPNATQKGHTYVNLTDLDVSQSAAASVPNGGLLSQSKEDTLSSQMAGLNTREGDDVVDAFLLKGNGSAQRGSEHPAIGLDGLAQAQDDTVQNSKAIPIKQSNVMEDIEKWLELDDEYDDNEDSDGVTSEEFDRFLAQRAKAAERLPSVRQSSQDANHSES
- the tom1 gene encoding target of Myb protein 1 isoform X3 produces the protein MEFLLGNPFSTPVGQRIEIATNSSLPSEDWSLNMEICDVVNSSEEGPKDAVRAIKKRIVGNKNFKEVMLALTVLETCVKNCGYRFHILVTTRDFIEGVLVRSIIPRNNPPLIVHDRVLGIIQAWADAFRSSPDLTGVVSVYEDLRRKGLEFPVTELDGYPPVQAPKRTSSRNGPAVATVPAVLLSSKPPLTPPQTLELKQTLDGSDAFTPNQVGALKAELGVVRTNLTMMSDMMSQLDPVTVKQAAVELLEQLYTVCKEMQDRIVKIVPRLSEEKLIEELLATNDEMNTAFSRYHRFERQLTNCPNATQKGHTYVNLTDLDVSQSAAASVPNGGLLSQSKEDTLSSQMAGLNTREGDDVVDAFLLKGNGSAQRGSEHPAIGLDGLAQAQDDTVQNSKADCSPASSHSSSPKLDWMIKRGMIPIKQSNVMEDIEKWLELDDEYDDNEDSDGVTSEEFDRFLAQRAKAAERLPSVRQSSQDANHSES
- the tom1 gene encoding target of Myb protein 1 isoform X2, translated to MEFLLGNPFSTPVGQRIEIATNSSLPSEDWSLNMEICDVVNSSEEGPKDAVRAIKKRIVGNKNFKEVMLALTVLETCVKNCGYRFHILVTTRDFIEGVLVRSIIPRNNPPLIVHDRVLGIIQAWADAFRSSPDLTGVVSVYEDLRRKGLEFPVTELDGYPPVQAPKRTSSRNGPAVATVPAVLLSSKPPLTPPQTLELKQTLDGSDAFTPNQVGALKAELGVVRTNLTMMSDMMSQLDPVTVKQAAVELLELYTVCKEMQDRIVKIVPRLSEEKLIEELLATNDEMNTAFSRYHRFERQLTNCPNATQKGHTYVNLTDLDVSQSAAASVPNGGLLSQSKEDTLSSQMAGLNTREGDDVVDAFLLKGNGSAQRGSEFGFSEHPAIGLDGLAQAQDDTVQNSKADCSPASSHSSSPKLDWMIKRGMIPIKQSNVMEDIEKWLELDDEYDDNEDSDGVTSEEFDRFLAQRAKAAERLPSVRQSSQDANHSES
- the tom1 gene encoding target of Myb protein 1 isoform X7, whose translation is MEFLLGNPFSTPVGQRIEIATNSSLPSEDWSLNMEICDVVNSSEEGPKDAVRAIKKRIVGNKNFKEVMLALTVLETCVKNCGYRFHILVTTRDFIEGVLVRSIIPRNNPPLIVHDRVLGIIQAWADAFRSSPDLTGVVSVYEDLRRKGLEFPVTELDGYPPVQAPKRVGALKAELGVVRTNLTMMSDMMSQLDPVTVKQAAVELLELYTVCKEMQDRIVKIVPRLSEEKLIEELLATNDEMNTAFSRYHRFERQLTNCPNATQKGHTYVNLTDLDVSQSAAASVPNGGLLSQSKEDTLSSQMAGLNTREGDDVVDAFLLKGNGSAQRGSEFGFSEHPAIGLDGLAQAQDDTVQNSKADCSPASSHSSSPKLDWMIKRGMIPIKQSNVMEDIEKWLELDDEYDDNEDSDGVTSEEFDRFLAQRAKAAERLPSVRQSSQDANHSES
- the tom1 gene encoding target of Myb protein 1 isoform X1, whose translation is MEFLLGNPFSTPVGQRIEIATNSSLPSEDWSLNMEICDVVNSSEEGPKDAVRAIKKRIVGNKNFKEVMLALTVLETCVKNCGYRFHILVTTRDFIEGVLVRSIIPRNNPPLIVHDRVLGIIQAWADAFRSSPDLTGVVSVYEDLRRKGLEFPVTELDGYPPVQAPKRTSSRNGPAVATVPAVLLSSKPPLTPPQTLELKQTLDGSDAFTPNQVGALKAELGVVRTNLTMMSDMMSQLDPVTVKQAAVELLEQLYTVCKEMQDRIVKIVPRLSEEKLIEELLATNDEMNTAFSRYHRFERQLTNCPNATQKGHTYVNLTDLDVSQSAAASVPNGGLLSQSKEDTLSSQMAGLNTREGDDVVDAFLLKGNGSAQRGSEFGFSEHPAIGLDGLAQAQDDTVQNSKADCSPASSHSSSPKLDWMIKRGMIPIKQSNVMEDIEKWLELDDEYDDNEDSDGVTSEEFDRFLAQRAKAAERLPSVRQSSQDANHSES
- the tom1 gene encoding target of Myb protein 1 isoform X4, which gives rise to MEFLLGNPFSTPVGQRIEIATNSSLPSEDWSLNMEICDVVNSSEEGPKDAVRAIKKRIVGNKNFKEVMLALTVLETCVKNCGYRFHILVTTRDFIEGVLVRSIIPRNNPPLIVHDRVLGIIQAWADAFRSSPDLTGVVSVYEDLRRKGLEFPVTELDGYPPVQAPKRTSSRNGPAVATVPAVLLSSKPPLTPPQTLELKQTLDGSDAFTPNQVGALKAELGVVRTNLTMMSDMMSQLDPVTVKQAAVELLEQLYTVCKEMQDRIVKIVPRLSEEKLIEELLATNDEMNTAFSRYHRFERQLTNCPNATQKGHTYVNLTDLDVSQSAAASVPNGGLLSQSKEDTLSSQMAGLNTREGDDVVDAFLLKGNGSAQRGSEFGFSEHPAIGLDGLAQAQDDTVQNSKAIPIKQSNVMEDIEKWLELDDEYDDNEDSDGVTSEEFDRFLAQRAKAAERLPSVRQSSQDANHSES
- the tom1 gene encoding target of Myb protein 1 isoform X6, encoding MEFLLGNPFSTPVGQRIEIATNSSLPSEDWSLNMEICDVVNSSEEGPKDAVRAIKKRIVGNKNFKEVMLALTVLETCVKNCGYRFHILVTTRDFIEGVLVRSIIPRNNPPLIVHDRVLGIIQAWADAFRSSPDLTGVVSVYEDLRRKGLEFPVTELDGYPPVQAPKRVGALKAELGVVRTNLTMMSDMMSQLDPVTVKQAAVELLEQLYTVCKEMQDRIVKIVPRLSEEKLIEELLATNDEMNTAFSRYHRFERQLTNCPNATQKGHTYVNLTDLDVSQSAAASVPNGGLLSQSKEDTLSSQMAGLNTREGDDVVDAFLLKGNGSAQRGSEFGFSEHPAIGLDGLAQAQDDTVQNSKADCSPASSHSSSPKLDWMIKRGMIPIKQSNVMEDIEKWLELDDEYDDNEDSDGVTSEEFDRFLAQRAKAAERLPSVRQSSQDANHSES